The following proteins are co-located in the Actinomycetes bacterium genome:
- the trpS gene encoding tryptophan--tRNA ligase, whose amino-acid sequence MSRPRVLSGMQPTADSLHLGNYLGALRQWVALQDGYDVFYFVADLHAITVEHDPQLLRQRTRATAAQYLAGGVDLDRATLFVQSHVPEHAQLQWVLGCLTGFGEASRMTQFKDKAQRSGADRASVGLFTYPVLQAADILLYRPERVPVGEDQRQHLELSRDLAGRFNHRFGDTFVVPEPHILREVAKIYDLQLADKQMSKSIGGSGVVWMLDDPKLIEKKIKSAVTDTGREVVFDPESKPGVSNLLGILSAFGGEPVGDLEARFAGAGYGDLKKAVVEAVLDAVIPFQDKVRGYLDDPAELDRVLARGADRARGVAAPTLADVYDRVGFLPAAPPS is encoded by the coding sequence ATGTCCCGCCCCCGTGTCCTGTCCGGCATGCAGCCGACGGCCGACTCGCTGCACCTCGGCAACTACCTGGGTGCGCTGCGGCAGTGGGTGGCGCTGCAGGACGGCTACGACGTCTTCTACTTCGTCGCCGACCTGCACGCGATCACCGTCGAGCATGACCCGCAGCTGCTGCGCCAGCGGACCCGGGCGACGGCGGCGCAGTACCTCGCAGGCGGCGTCGACCTCGACCGCGCGACGCTCTTCGTCCAGAGCCACGTGCCCGAGCACGCCCAGCTGCAGTGGGTGCTCGGCTGCCTCACCGGCTTCGGCGAGGCCAGCCGGATGACCCAGTTCAAGGACAAGGCGCAGCGCAGCGGCGCCGACCGGGCCTCGGTCGGGCTGTTCACCTACCCGGTCCTGCAGGCCGCGGACATCCTGCTCTACCGGCCGGAGCGGGTGCCGGTGGGCGAGGACCAGCGCCAGCACCTCGAGCTGAGCCGCGACCTCGCGGGACGCTTCAACCACCGCTTCGGCGACACCTTCGTCGTGCCGGAGCCGCACATCCTGCGCGAGGTCGCCAAGATCTACGACCTCCAGCTGGCCGACAAGCAGATGAGCAAGAGCATCGGCGGCAGCGGCGTCGTGTGGATGCTCGACGACCCCAAGCTGATCGAGAAGAAGATCAAGTCCGCCGTTACCGACACCGGGCGCGAGGTCGTGTTCGACCCGGAGTCGAAGCCCGGTGTCAGCAACCTGCTCGGCATCCTGTCGGCGTTCGGCGGCGAGCCGGTCGGCGACCTCGAGGCGCGCTTCGCCGGCGCCGGCTACGGTGACCTGAAGAAGGCCGTCGTCGAGGCCGTCCTCGACGCGGTGATCCCGTTCCAGGACAAGGTGCGCGGCTACCTCGACGACCCGGCCGAGCTCGACCGGGTCCTGGCCCGGGGCGCCGACCGGGCCCGCGGTGTCGCGGCGCCCACCCTCGCCGACGTGTACGACCGGGTCGGCTTCCTCCCGGCGGCACCGCCCTCGTGA
- a CDS encoding hemolysin family protein yields the protein MSSTVANALLVLFFLLLGAFFAGSEIALVSLREGQVRSLSQRGRRGQRVAALHADPNRFLAAVQIGVTLAGFMSAAFGASAFADDLSPVLRGWGVPGGPDGDPQAQDTAYWSSFVVVTLVITYLSLVVSELAPKRLALQRAEAFSLFAAPTLDRLAKMSRPVIWLLSRSTDVLVRVFGGDPAASREAISEEELRDIVAAHETLGREERQLIEDVFEAGERQLHEVMVPRTEVDFLDASTPVYKAVRLSSSNPHSRYPVVRGSQDDVVGFVHVRDLFSPELAGSSVRVGEIAREVKLMPGTKQVLSAMSEMRREGHHLAIVMDEYGGTDGIVTLEDLLEEVIGEIHDEYDVAEEPARSLHDGDVEVDGLLNLEDFEDRTGLELPEGPYETVAGFVINELGRLPELDESVVALGRRFTVTELDGRRIARVRLTSLPPEPEAPIGSQEEPPRLAQ from the coding sequence GTGAGCTCCACTGTCGCCAACGCCCTGCTCGTGCTGTTCTTCCTCCTGCTCGGTGCGTTCTTCGCCGGGTCGGAGATCGCGCTGGTGTCGCTGCGCGAGGGCCAGGTGCGGTCGCTGTCGCAGCGGGGCCGGCGCGGTCAGCGGGTGGCCGCGCTGCACGCGGACCCGAACCGGTTCCTGGCCGCCGTCCAGATCGGCGTCACCCTGGCCGGCTTCATGTCCGCGGCGTTCGGTGCGTCCGCCTTCGCCGACGACCTGTCACCGGTGCTGCGCGGCTGGGGGGTGCCGGGCGGGCCGGACGGCGACCCGCAGGCGCAGGACACCGCCTACTGGTCGTCGTTCGTCGTGGTCACCCTCGTCATCACCTACCTGTCGCTCGTGGTCAGCGAGCTGGCGCCGAAGCGCCTGGCCCTGCAGCGGGCCGAGGCGTTCTCGCTGTTCGCCGCCCCGACTCTGGACCGGCTGGCCAAGATGTCCCGGCCGGTGATCTGGCTGCTGTCGCGGTCGACCGACGTCCTGGTGCGGGTGTTCGGCGGCGACCCGGCGGCGTCCCGGGAGGCCATCTCGGAGGAGGAGCTGCGCGACATCGTCGCCGCCCACGAGACCCTCGGCCGCGAGGAGCGCCAGCTCATCGAGGACGTGTTCGAGGCCGGCGAGCGCCAGCTGCACGAGGTGATGGTGCCGAGGACCGAGGTGGACTTCCTCGACGCGTCCACGCCGGTCTACAAGGCGGTCCGGTTGTCGTCCAGCAACCCGCACAGCCGCTACCCGGTCGTGCGCGGCTCCCAGGACGACGTCGTGGGGTTCGTCCACGTGCGCGACCTGTTCTCCCCCGAGCTCGCGGGCAGCTCGGTGCGGGTCGGCGAGATCGCCCGCGAGGTCAAGCTGATGCCCGGCACCAAGCAGGTGCTCTCAGCCATGTCGGAGATGCGTCGCGAGGGCCACCACCTTGCGATCGTGATGGACGAGTACGGAGGGACCGACGGCATCGTCACGCTCGAGGACCTGCTGGAGGAGGTCATCGGCGAGATCCACGACGAGTACGACGTGGCCGAGGAGCCGGCCAGGTCGCTGCACGACGGCGACGTGGAGGTGGACGGGCTGCTCAACCTCGAGGACTTCGAGGACCGCACCGGGCTCGAGCTCCCCGAGGGGCCTTACGAGACCGTGGCCGGCTTCGTCATCAACGAGCTCGGCCGGCTGCCCGAGCTGGACGAGAGCGTCGTCGCGCTGGGACGGCGCTTCACCGTGACCGAGCTGGACGGCCGCCGGATCGCCCGGGTCCGGCTCACCTCGCTCCCGCCGGAGCCGGAGGCGCCGATCGGCAGCCAGGAGGAGCCGCCACGGCTGGCACAATGA
- a CDS encoding methylmalonyl-CoA mutase family protein has protein sequence MSRESESGLPIEPVYGPDALADFDPAERLGEPGSYPYTRGVYPNMYTGRPWTMRQYAGFGTAKESNERYHRLVEAGTGGLSVAFDLPTQMGYDSDDPVAHGEVGKVGVAIDSVDDMRVLFDGIPLGEVSTSMTINAPAALLLLLYQLVAEEQGVDPARLTGTIQNDVLKEYIARGTYIYPPRHSLRLISDIFAYCRKEIPRWNTISISGYHMAEAGATPAQEVAFTLADAKAYVQAAIDAGLAIDDFAPRLSFFFVARTTLLEEVAKFRAARRIWAQVMRDEFGAQDPKSLMLRFHTQTAGVQLTAQQPEVNLVRVTVQALAAVLGGTQSLHTNSYDEAIALPTEKAARLALRTQQVIAFESDLTATVDPFAGSYAVESMTDELEAAIRGLMDNIEELGGAVAAIEAGYQKREIEQSAYDVATSVEDGSRTVVGVNRFQRPADEVYEPLRTDPTIEAQQVERLAALRADRDSAEVERHLDALRAAAEGDANVMYPMHDALRARATVGEVCNVLRAVWGTYQPADAF, from the coding sequence ATGTCGCGCGAGTCGGAGTCCGGACTGCCGATCGAGCCGGTCTACGGCCCCGACGCGCTGGCCGACTTCGACCCGGCGGAGCGTCTCGGTGAGCCCGGCAGCTACCCGTACACCCGCGGGGTCTACCCGAACATGTACACCGGTCGCCCGTGGACGATGCGCCAGTACGCCGGGTTCGGCACCGCCAAGGAGTCCAACGAGCGCTACCACCGGCTGGTGGAGGCCGGCACCGGTGGCCTGTCCGTCGCGTTCGACCTGCCGACCCAGATGGGGTACGACTCCGACGACCCGGTCGCGCACGGCGAGGTGGGCAAGGTCGGAGTCGCCATCGACTCGGTCGACGACATGCGGGTGCTCTTCGACGGCATCCCCCTCGGCGAGGTGTCGACGTCGATGACGATCAACGCGCCGGCCGCGCTGCTGCTGCTGCTCTACCAGCTGGTCGCGGAGGAGCAGGGCGTCGACCCGGCCCGGCTCACCGGCACCATCCAGAACGACGTGCTGAAGGAGTACATCGCCCGCGGTACCTACATCTACCCGCCTCGGCACTCGCTGCGGCTGATCAGCGACATCTTCGCCTACTGCCGCAAGGAGATCCCGCGCTGGAACACCATCTCCATCTCCGGCTACCACATGGCCGAGGCGGGAGCCACGCCCGCGCAGGAGGTCGCGTTCACGCTGGCCGACGCCAAGGCGTACGTCCAGGCGGCGATCGACGCGGGGCTGGCCATCGACGACTTCGCGCCCCGGCTGTCCTTCTTCTTCGTCGCGCGGACGACGCTGCTCGAGGAGGTGGCGAAGTTCCGGGCCGCGCGGCGGATCTGGGCCCAGGTGATGCGCGACGAGTTCGGCGCGCAGGACCCGAAGTCGCTGATGCTGCGCTTCCACACCCAGACCGCCGGCGTGCAGCTCACCGCGCAGCAGCCCGAGGTCAATCTGGTGCGGGTGACCGTGCAGGCCCTCGCGGCCGTGCTGGGCGGCACCCAGTCGCTGCACACCAACTCCTACGACGAGGCGATCGCGCTGCCCACGGAGAAGGCGGCCCGGCTGGCCCTGCGCACCCAGCAGGTGATCGCCTTCGAGAGCGACCTGACGGCGACGGTCGACCCCTTCGCCGGCTCCTACGCGGTCGAGTCGATGACCGACGAGCTGGAGGCCGCCATCCGGGGCCTGATGGACAACATCGAGGAGCTGGGCGGGGCGGTGGCCGCCATCGAGGCGGGCTACCAGAAGCGTGAGATCGAGCAGTCGGCCTACGACGTGGCCACCTCGGTGGAAGACGGCTCCCGCACGGTCGTCGGGGTGAACCGCTTCCAGCGTCCGGCCGACGAGGTGTACGAGCCGCTCCGGACCGACCCGACGATCGAGGCCCAGCAGGTCGAGCGGCTGGCCGCCCTGCGCGCCGATCGCGACTCCGCCGAGGTCGAGCGGCACCTCGACGCCCTCCGTGCCGCGGCCGAGGGCGACGCCAACGTGATGTACCCGATGCACGACGCCCTGCGCGCCAGGGCGACCGTGGGTGAGGTCTGCAACGTCCTGCGCGCGGTGTGGGGTACCTACCAGCCCGCTGACGCCTTCTAG
- a CDS encoding ABC transporter ATP-binding protein, producing MATSSASPPVQAPTDTAVELHGITKRFPGVVANDDINIVVRRGHVHAIVGENGAGKSTLMKILYGMQRPDDGTISVDGREVNFHSPSDAIDAGVGMVHQHFMLADNLTVLENVVLGSEPTRAGWIDFGTAKSRISEIAETYGLEVAPDTLVEDLGVGERQRVEILKVLYRGARILILDEPTAVLVPQEVDELFDNLRELKEEGLTILFISHKLDEVLQVADEITVIRRGTTVDTVDPSSVTARELAELMVGSELPTPETRESTVTDVPVLEVEGLSIRPAQSRPVLEDISFTIHRGEVLGIAGVEGNGQAELVEAIMGMRPVTEGRIELGDTDMSSWSTRSRREAGIGYIPEDRQRHGMLLDAPLWENRMLGHQTEKPNVNGVWIDRANARKDTERIIREYDVRTPGVDVLAASLSGGNQQKLIVGREMSGEPKVLIAAHPTRGVDVGAQAAIWEHIRAARRAGLAVLLISADLDELIGLSDSLKVILRGRFVADVDPGAVTPQELGSAMTGAGEAS from the coding sequence ATCGCCACGTCGAGTGCCTCACCGCCCGTCCAGGCGCCGACCGACACCGCGGTCGAGCTGCATGGGATCACCAAGCGCTTCCCCGGGGTCGTCGCCAACGACGACATCAACATCGTCGTCCGGCGCGGTCACGTGCACGCGATCGTGGGCGAGAACGGCGCCGGCAAGTCCACGCTGATGAAGATCCTCTACGGCATGCAACGTCCGGACGACGGCACGATCTCCGTCGACGGCCGCGAGGTCAACTTCCACTCGCCCAGCGACGCGATCGACGCCGGCGTCGGCATGGTGCACCAGCACTTCATGCTGGCCGACAACCTCACGGTCCTCGAGAACGTCGTGCTCGGCAGCGAGCCGACCCGGGCCGGCTGGATCGACTTCGGCACGGCCAAGTCGCGCATCAGCGAGATCGCCGAGACCTACGGGCTCGAGGTCGCCCCCGACACCCTGGTCGAGGACCTCGGGGTCGGCGAGCGGCAGCGGGTGGAGATCCTCAAGGTCCTCTACCGCGGCGCCCGGATCCTCATCCTCGACGAGCCCACCGCCGTCCTGGTGCCGCAGGAGGTCGACGAGCTGTTCGACAACCTGCGCGAGCTGAAGGAGGAGGGGCTCACCATCCTGTTCATCTCGCACAAGCTCGACGAGGTGCTGCAGGTGGCCGACGAGATCACCGTGATCCGCCGCGGCACCACGGTCGACACCGTCGACCCCTCCTCGGTGACCGCCCGTGAGCTGGCCGAGCTGATGGTGGGCAGCGAGCTGCCGACGCCGGAGACCCGCGAGTCCACCGTCACCGACGTCCCGGTGCTCGAGGTCGAGGGGCTGAGCATCCGTCCCGCCCAGAGCCGCCCGGTGCTCGAGGACATCTCCTTCACGATCCACCGCGGAGAGGTCCTGGGCATCGCCGGGGTCGAGGGCAACGGCCAGGCCGAGCTGGTCGAGGCCATCATGGGCATGCGTCCGGTGACCGAGGGGCGCATCGAGCTCGGCGACACCGACATGTCGAGCTGGTCGACCCGGTCCCGGCGCGAGGCCGGCATCGGCTACATCCCCGAGGACCGCCAGCGGCACGGGATGCTGCTCGACGCGCCCCTGTGGGAGAACCGCATGCTCGGGCACCAGACCGAGAAGCCCAACGTCAACGGTGTCTGGATCGACCGCGCCAACGCGCGCAAGGACACCGAGCGGATCATCCGCGAGTACGACGTCCGCACCCCCGGCGTGGACGTGCTCGCCGCGTCGCTGTCGGGCGGCAACCAGCAGAAGCTGATCGTCGGGCGGGAGATGAGCGGGGAGCCGAAGGTTCTCATCGCGGCGCACCCGACGCGCGGGGTGGACGTCGGCGCGCAGGCGGCGATCTGGGAGCACATCCGCGCCGCACGCCGGGCCGGCCTGGCCGTCCTGCTGATCTCGGCGGACCTGGACGAGCTGATCGGCCTGTCGGACTCGCTGAAGGTGATCCTGCGCGGCCGGTTCGTCGCGGACGTCGACCCGGGCGCGGTCACGCCCCAGGAGCTCGGCTCGGCCATGACCGGCGCGGGAGAGGCGTCATGA
- a CDS encoding ABC transporter permease encodes MSTATARFGRVDVRRLAVSIAAPALAILFSLIVTGLVLVSSGDPVWSTLEQVWEYAKTPRVIALSVNQGVTYYLSALAVAIGFRMNLFNIGVDGQYRLAAFSAAVVGGSFSLPKPLHITIIVLVAMLVGAMWAGIAAALKVTRGVSEVISTIMLNAIATSLIAFMLGKVAVDVAGSNNIGTDPIDETGAFPGIPLIPDSELDVYGFILVAIAAGIAYSVVLGRTRFGYDLRATGRSEPAAVASGVSVKRMVLISMLLSGAVAGLVGMPQLLGGDSRTYSLDFPAGLGFTGIAIALLGRNNAVGMAFSALLFSFLDASSIILDINDISKEIVLIMQGTIVLSVVIAYELVRRYSIVAEQRRVSRELAAQRDVDAEGVPA; translated from the coding sequence ATGAGCACCGCGACCGCACGGTTCGGCCGCGTGGACGTCCGCCGGCTCGCGGTCAGCATCGCGGCCCCGGCGCTCGCCATCCTGTTCTCGCTGATCGTCACCGGGCTGGTGCTGGTCTCGAGCGGCGACCCGGTGTGGTCGACGCTCGAGCAGGTCTGGGAGTACGCCAAGACCCCGCGGGTCATCGCCCTCTCGGTCAACCAGGGCGTGACCTACTACCTGTCCGCGCTCGCCGTCGCCATCGGCTTCCGGATGAACCTGTTCAACATCGGCGTCGACGGGCAGTACCGCCTCGCCGCCTTCTCCGCCGCGGTCGTGGGCGGGTCGTTCTCCCTGCCGAAGCCGCTGCACATCACGATCATCGTGCTGGTCGCCATGCTGGTCGGCGCGATGTGGGCCGGCATCGCCGCCGCCCTGAAGGTGACCCGCGGCGTCAGCGAGGTCATCTCGACCATCATGCTCAACGCGATCGCCACCTCGCTGATCGCGTTCATGCTCGGCAAGGTCGCCGTCGACGTCGCCGGCAGCAACAACATCGGCACCGACCCGATCGACGAGACCGGCGCGTTCCCCGGCATCCCGCTGATCCCGGACAGCGAGCTCGACGTCTACGGCTTCATCCTGGTCGCCATCGCAGCCGGCATCGCCTACTCCGTCGTCCTCGGCCGGACCCGCTTCGGCTACGACCTGCGGGCGACCGGCCGGTCCGAGCCGGCAGCGGTCGCCAGCGGCGTCAGCGTCAAGCGCATGGTGCTCATCTCGATGCTGCTGTCGGGAGCCGTCGCCGGCCTGGTCGGCATGCCGCAGCTGCTCGGCGGCGACTCGAGGACGTACAGCCTGGACTTCCCGGCCGGCCTCGGGTTCACCGGCATCGCGATCGCGCTGCTCGGCCGCAACAACGCGGTCGGCATGGCCTTCAGCGCTCTGCTGTTCTCGTTCCTCGACGCCTCGTCGATCATCCTCGACATCAACGACATCTCCAAGGAGATCGTCCTGATCATGCAGGGCACGATCGTGCTGTCGGTCGTCATCGCCTACGAGCTGGTGCGTCGCTACTCCATCGTCGCGGAGCAGCGCCGGGTCAGCCGCGAGCTGGCCGCCCAACGTGACGTCGACGCCGAGGGGGTGCCGGCATGA
- a CDS encoding 2'-5' RNA ligase family protein: MTSRTIGVAIAIPEPYGLELQRVREGYGDALAASVPTHITLLPPTEVDADDLDRIEKHLRTIAESEQPFEIHLRGTGTFHPVSPVVFVSVVMGISDCERVESRVRSGPLARDLTFPYHPHVTIAHDLPGEVLRRAFDDMAPYDVRFQVWGFSLYEHGPDRVWRPQRDFPLGRPLPGPAPRDV, translated from the coding sequence GTGACCAGCCGGACCATCGGCGTCGCGATCGCCATCCCCGAGCCCTACGGCCTGGAGCTGCAGCGGGTCCGCGAGGGCTACGGCGACGCCCTCGCCGCCTCCGTCCCGACCCACATCACGCTGCTCCCGCCCACCGAGGTCGACGCCGACGACCTCGACCGGATCGAGAAGCACCTGCGCACGATCGCCGAGTCGGAGCAGCCCTTCGAGATCCACCTGCGCGGCACCGGCACCTTCCACCCGGTCTCCCCGGTCGTCTTCGTGTCGGTCGTCATGGGCATCAGCGACTGCGAGCGGGTCGAGTCGCGGGTGCGGTCGGGCCCCCTCGCCCGCGACCTCACCTTCCCCTACCACCCGCACGTCACCATCGCCCACGACCTGCCGGGCGAGGTCCTGCGGCGGGCCTTCGACGACATGGCGCCGTACGACGTCCGGTTCCAGGTCTGGGGCTTCAGCCTCTACGAGCACGGGCCGGACCGGGTGTGGCGCCCGCAGCGCGACTTCCCGCTGGGCCGCCCGCTTCCGGGCCCGGCGCCGCGTGACGTGTAG
- a CDS encoding BMP family ABC transporter substrate-binding protein, with protein MRRVTTLAAAVLAGALVLTSCGGDSGDDEADTTPKGDDTSSSAPASDVKVGLAYDIGGRGDQSFNDAAAAGLDKAADEFGIETNEAEAANGEPESAKEERLRALAGAGFNPVIAVGFAYSGAVKKVAGELPDTQFAIIDDAAATGDNIANLLFAEEQGSFLVGAAAALKSESGNIGFVGGVDVPLIHKFEAGYEAGAKEVNPDIEVQVKYLTQPPDFSGFGDPAKGKTAAAGMYDKGADVVYQAAGGSGGGVFEAAQDAGAYAIGVDSDQYSTADPKVRDVIITSMLKKVDVAVYDFISSVVEGNFTAGPVTYDLEKDGVGYSTSGGQIDDITSKLDDYKQQIIDGSITVPTK; from the coding sequence GTGCGACGGGTGACCACACTGGCGGCGGCTGTCCTGGCCGGCGCCCTCGTCCTGACCTCCTGCGGAGGCGACAGCGGCGACGACGAAGCCGACACCACGCCGAAGGGCGACGACACGAGCAGCAGCGCTCCCGCCAGCGACGTCAAGGTCGGGCTGGCCTACGACATCGGTGGCCGCGGCGACCAGTCGTTCAACGACGCCGCCGCCGCCGGCCTGGACAAGGCCGCCGACGAGTTCGGCATCGAGACCAACGAGGCCGAGGCCGCCAACGGCGAGCCCGAGTCGGCCAAGGAGGAGCGGCTCCGTGCGCTCGCCGGCGCCGGCTTCAACCCGGTCATCGCGGTCGGCTTCGCCTACTCCGGCGCCGTGAAGAAGGTCGCGGGCGAGCTGCCCGACACCCAGTTCGCCATCATCGACGACGCGGCGGCCACCGGCGACAACATCGCCAACCTCCTCTTCGCCGAGGAGCAGGGCTCGTTCCTGGTCGGAGCCGCGGCCGCGCTGAAGTCGGAGAGCGGCAACATCGGCTTCGTCGGCGGCGTCGACGTGCCCCTGATCCACAAGTTCGAGGCGGGCTACGAGGCCGGCGCGAAGGAGGTCAACCCGGACATCGAGGTCCAGGTGAAGTACCTGACCCAGCCGCCGGACTTCTCCGGCTTCGGTGACCCGGCCAAGGGCAAGACCGCCGCGGCCGGCATGTACGACAAGGGCGCCGACGTGGTCTACCAGGCCGCAGGCGGTTCCGGTGGCGGCGTGTTCGAGGCCGCCCAGGACGCCGGCGCCTACGCCATCGGCGTCGACTCCGACCAGTACAGCACCGCCGACCCGAAGGTGCGCGACGTGATCATCACGTCGATGCTCAAGAAGGTCGACGTCGCCGTCTACGACTTCATCTCCAGCGTGGTGGAGGGCAACTTCACGGCCGGCCCGGTCACCTACGACCTGGAGAAGGACGGCGTGGGCTACTCCACCAGCGGTGGTCAGATCGACGACATCACCAGCAAGCTGGACGACTACAAGCAGCAGATCATCGACGGCAGCATCACGGTCCCGACCAAGTAG
- a CDS encoding serine hydrolase: protein MRTATALLALALVVGPAGAASATGDRTDGTVGGERLATSGVVVDAAGADPLPKVSGDAWVVADLGTGEVLAAKDPHGRYRPASIMKVLTVLTVLPQVSPDDVYTAQWEDANAEGSRVGLVPDATYTVRNLFEALFLVSGNDAATALANAAGGVQTTVAAMNRTARDLGARDTTARNPSGLDAPGQLTSAYDMSVLARAALAREDVRAYASTVKSQFPGKMPRAGKSRKSYEIYTQDRLLLNYRGAIGLKTGWTTKARGTFIGAATRNGRTLVATVLHSEGDAWRDSAALLSWGFRSAGHAEPVGTLDALADDSASGGGSGDQTAQGPQAGDAGQDAETSTAGTDGDGLPWWLQTLVVVLGVLAVLRGRVLLRRRLRRARSRSRALAGPVPQPRDRADLRRVTSAAAAAPAAAPTSRPRHEPLLEDGGPTSSASSGTAS from the coding sequence ATGAGAACCGCGACCGCCCTCCTGGCCCTGGCCCTCGTCGTCGGGCCCGCGGGCGCGGCCTCCGCGACCGGCGACCGGACCGACGGCACCGTGGGCGGTGAGCGCCTCGCGACCAGCGGCGTGGTGGTCGACGCGGCGGGCGCCGACCCACTGCCCAAGGTGTCGGGTGACGCCTGGGTGGTCGCCGACCTCGGCACCGGCGAGGTCCTCGCGGCCAAGGACCCGCACGGGCGTTACCGGCCGGCCAGCATCATGAAGGTGCTCACGGTCCTGACCGTGCTCCCCCAGGTCTCTCCCGACGACGTCTACACCGCCCAGTGGGAGGACGCCAACGCCGAGGGCAGCCGGGTCGGTCTCGTGCCGGACGCCACCTACACGGTGCGCAACCTGTTCGAGGCACTGTTCCTGGTGTCGGGTAACGATGCCGCCACGGCGCTGGCCAACGCGGCCGGTGGCGTGCAGACCACCGTGGCCGCGATGAACCGCACGGCCCGCGACCTGGGAGCCCGGGACACGACCGCCCGCAACCCGAGCGGCCTGGACGCGCCCGGCCAGCTCACGTCGGCGTACGACATGTCGGTGCTCGCCCGCGCCGCGCTCGCCCGCGAGGACGTCCGCGCCTACGCGTCCACCGTGAAGTCGCAGTTCCCGGGCAAGATGCCGCGGGCCGGCAAGAGCCGCAAGAGCTACGAGATCTACACGCAGGACCGCCTGCTGCTCAACTACCGCGGGGCGATCGGCCTCAAGACGGGCTGGACCACCAAGGCCCGCGGCACTTTCATCGGGGCGGCGACGCGCAACGGGCGCACCCTCGTCGCGACCGTGCTGCACTCCGAGGGCGACGCCTGGCGCGACAGTGCCGCCCTGCTCAGCTGGGGCTTCCGGTCGGCCGGCCATGCCGAGCCCGTCGGGACGCTCGACGCCCTGGCCGACGACTCCGCGTCGGGCGGCGGCAGCGGAGACCAGACAGCACAGGGTCCGCAGGCCGGTGACGCCGGCCAGGACGCCGAGACCTCGACGGCCGGCACCGACGGCGACGGGCTGCCGTGGTGGCTGCAGACCCTCGTCGTCGTGCTGGGCGTGCTGGCGGTGCTGCGGGGCCGGGTGCTGCTGCGCCGGCGGCTCCGTCGCGCCCGGTCGCGCTCGCGGGCGCTGGCCGGCCCGGTGCCTCAGCCGCGCGACCGGGCGGACCTGCGCCGGGTGACGAGCGCGGCGGCGGCGGCCCCCGCGGCGGCGCCGACCAGCAGGCCGCGCCACGAGCCTCTCCTCGAAGACGGCGGCCCGACCTCGTCGGCCTCGAGCGGCACCGCCTCGTAG
- a CDS encoding amidohydrolase — protein sequence MTARRDDPDGRLEGLDLDRRVATYAQDLVALRRDLHAHPELSWAEVRTTRVVRERLLAAGLGPVGLPGGTGLTCDIGSGDGAVALRADLDALPIVDGKSADYASTVPGVCHACGHDVHTAAVLGAGLVLRDLQADGLLPGRVRLVFQPAEESSRSGALAVLDAGAVEDVSRIFALHCDPRATVGQVGLRAGAITGSADHLLVRVSGPGGHTARPHLTADLVYAMGQLVTGMPGALSRRVDPRASLSVVWGRIAAGRVANAIPQAGELEGTVRCLDSSAWEDAPALVEELVHGILAPYGVEATVTYTRNVPPVDNEVSSVELLARAVRATEGSDCLVGTEQSLGGEDFAWYLGKVPGALARLGVAPPGQPLEQRLDLHQGLFDADERAIAVGARVLVAAAILSFS from the coding sequence GTGACCGCTCGTCGCGACGACCCCGACGGTCGGCTCGAGGGACTCGACCTCGACCGGCGGGTCGCGACGTACGCCCAGGACCTGGTCGCCCTGCGCCGTGACCTGCACGCCCACCCCGAGCTGTCCTGGGCCGAGGTGCGCACCACCAGGGTGGTCCGGGAGCGCCTGCTCGCGGCCGGCCTGGGCCCGGTGGGGCTGCCCGGTGGGACCGGCCTGACCTGTGACATCGGGTCCGGCGACGGCGCCGTGGCCCTGCGGGCCGACCTCGACGCGCTGCCCATCGTCGACGGAAAGTCGGCCGACTACGCCTCGACCGTCCCCGGTGTCTGCCACGCCTGCGGTCACGACGTGCACACGGCGGCGGTGCTGGGCGCGGGGCTGGTGCTGCGTGACCTGCAGGCCGACGGGCTGCTCCCGGGCCGGGTGCGTCTGGTGTTCCAGCCGGCCGAGGAGTCCTCGCGCAGCGGGGCGCTGGCCGTCCTCGACGCCGGCGCGGTCGAGGACGTGTCGCGGATCTTCGCGCTGCACTGCGACCCGCGGGCGACGGTGGGCCAGGTGGGGCTGCGGGCCGGCGCGATCACCGGTTCCGCCGACCACCTGCTCGTCCGGGTCTCCGGGCCCGGTGGCCACACCGCCCGGCCGCACCTGACGGCGGACCTGGTCTACGCCATGGGCCAGCTGGTGACCGGCATGCCCGGCGCCCTGTCCCGGCGGGTCGACCCCCGGGCGTCGCTGAGCGTCGTCTGGGGTCGGATCGCCGCCGGGCGGGTGGCCAACGCCATCCCGCAGGCCGGGGAGCTCGAGGGCACCGTCCGCTGTCTCGACAGCTCGGCCTGGGAGGACGCACCCGCCCTGGTGGAGGAGCTCGTGCACGGGATCCTGGCGCCGTACGGCGTGGAGGCGACCGTGACCTACACCCGCAACGTGCCTCCGGTGGACAACGAGGTGTCGAGCGTGGAGCTCCTGGCCCGCGCAGTCCGGGCCACGGAGGGCAGCGACTGCCTGGTCGGCACCGAGCAGAGCCTCGGCGGCGAGGACTTCGCGTGGTACCTCGGCAAGGTCCCGGGGGCGCTCGCCCGGTTGGGGGTGGCGCCGCCCGGGCAGCCCCTCGAGCAGCGGCTCGACCTCCACCAGGGTCTCTTCGACGCCGACGAGCGGGCCATCGCGGTTGGTGCACGGGTACTGGTCGCCGCGGCGATTCTCTCCTTTTCATAA